Proteins encoded together in one Vigna angularis cultivar LongXiaoDou No.4 chromosome 5, ASM1680809v1, whole genome shotgun sequence window:
- the LOC108340618 gene encoding aquaporin PIP2-7: protein MAEDVEIQEQREYPAKDYYDPPPAPFFDRRELTQWSFYRAIIAEFIATLLFLYITVLTIIGNKRQIDSGTKCDGVGIIGVAWAFGGMIFILVYCTAGISGGHINPAVTFGLFLGRKVSLIRALLYIVAQCAGAICGTGLAKVFQKAYYNRYGGGANFVADGCNRGTALGAEIIGTFVLVYTVFSATDPKRNARDSYIPVLAPLPIGFAVFVVHLATIPVTGTGINPARSFGAAVIYNDDKIWDDQWIFWVGPIVGAAGAALYHQYILRASAIKSLGSFRSHT from the exons ATGGCTGAAGATGTTGAGATTCAAGAGCAAAGAGAATACCCTGCAAAAGACTATTATGACCCTCCTCCAGCACCTTTTTTCGACCGCAGAGAGCTCACACAGTGGTCCTTCTATAGAGCCATTATCGCTGAGTTCATAGCAACCCTTCTCTTCCTCTATATCACTGTCCTCACCATAATTGGCAACAAAAGACAGATTGATAGTGGCACCAAATGTGATGGGGTTGGCATTATCGGCGTCGCTTGGGCCTTTGGTGGCATGATTTTCATCCTTGTTTACTGCACTGCCGGTATTTCAG GAGGACACATAAACCCAGCAGTGACATTCGGGCTGTTCCTAGGACGCAAGGTGTCGTTGATAAGGGCGTTGTTGTACATTGTAGCACAATGTGCTGGTGCTATCTGTGGCACTGGACTGGCGAAGGTGTTCCAAAAGGCGTACTACAACAGGTACGGAGGTGGTGCTAACTTTGTTGCTGATGGCTGCAACAGGGGCACTGCTTTGGGTGCTGAGATTATCGGTACCTTCGTTCTTGTCTACACTGTCTTCTCTGCCACTGACCCTAAGAGGAACGCTAGGGACTCCTATATTCCT GTACTAGCACCACTCCCGATTGGCTTTGCTGTTTTCGTGGTTCATTTGGCTACAATCCCAGTTACTGGCACTGGCATTAACCCAGCAAGGAGTTTTGGAGCAGCTGTAATCTACAATGACGACAAAATCTGGGATGATCAG TGGATTTTCTGGGTTGGACCAATTGTTGGAGCAGCAGGGGCTGCATTATACCACCAATACATCCTTAGAGCATCGGCTATCAAGTCTCTTGGATCATTCAGGAGCcatacttaa
- the LOC108340067 gene encoding uncharacterized protein LOC108340067 — MSSIGLSFLFLLSLAIFSIARGQERAPHGLAYESPIAFPPAAYDFFHPNAQKPQTRDSCAASKCSPLPLAAQVDGTQIYQNKASAFQKGGKDIGAGGVAAIITVSAFVVLLAMGIYYVKVTRQANMNRACSSVQSHV, encoded by the coding sequence atgagttCTATTGGTTTgtccttcctcttcctcctttctCTAGCAATTTTCTCTATTGCTAGAGGGCAAGAAAGGGCCCCTCACGGGCTTGCTTATGAGAGTCCCATAGCTTTTCCACCAGCAGCATATGATTTTTTTCATCCCAATGCTCAAAAGCCTCAGACTAGAGACTCATGTGCAGCATCCAAATGTTCACCGCTGCCTCTAGCAGCTCAAGTGGATGGCACTCAAATATATCAAAACAAGGCTTCAGCATTCCAGAAAGGTGGGAAAGATATCGGAGCTGGGGGTGTAGCTGCCATTATCACTGTTTCTGCTTTTGTTGTGCTTTTAGCTATGGGAATCTACTATGTAAAGGTCACTCGCCAAGCCAACATGAATCGAGCATGTAGTAGTGTTCAATCTCATGTTTGA
- the LOC108339009 gene encoding transcription termination factor MTERF5, chloroplastic isoform X1, whose amino-acid sequence MQSLKSHPALLFSLFNQFSSQSLTSFLSFSTKCRCLHFNETTSMIDYLNSNFQFSKTQSLYISKRVSRGKFPQNPLSVLTFFKQIGFSQSQILSVIRQRPQILFTDVDKILRSKIEFFQMSGFQGRELCSFISKNPSILTHSLKKTLVPSVEAIRKIVCDQKDFILVLHRCGWILPKYKRFMDNAVFLERCGILGTHLALLLKLHPRLFIAQQSTIQNRVSRAVDLGFRENSRMLVHAIHTLSCLSDKTFERKLKLINSFGFSNDEGLQMFKRTPTLFRTSEMKLKVGMKFLLHTVMLPKSVLIHQPQILMYSMEDRVLPRYKVFQLLKSKNLCKKVPSYIHVLCLSEEMFLDKYISQFRENAEELLVAYKGHYLEA is encoded by the coding sequence ATGCAATCTCTAAAGTCACACCCTGctcttttattttcacttttcaatCAATTCTCTTCTCAGTCTCTGACATCCTTCCTCTCTTTCTCAACTAAATGCCGTTGCCTACACTTCAACGAAACCACTTCAATGATTGATTACCTAAATTCCAACTTCCAGTTCTCCAAAACCCAATCCCTTTATATCTCCAAACGTGTTTCACGGGGCAAATTCCCTCAAAACCCCTTATCAGTGCTCACTTTCTTCAAACAAATAGGCTTTTCGCAAAGCCAGATTCTCTCTGTGATTCGTCAAAGACCTCAGATACTGTTTACAGACGTTGACAAAATCTTAAGATCCAAAATTGAGTTCTTTCAGATGTCTGGATTCCAGGGTCGCGAGTTATGCAGCTTCATTTCAAAGAATCCCTCCATTTTGACTCATAGCTTGAAGAAAACATTGGTCCCCTCAGTTGAAGCTATTAGGAAAATTGTGTGCGACCAGAAAGATTTTATTCTTGTGTTGCACAGATGTGGCTGGATACTCCCAAAGTACAAAAGGTTTATGGATAATGCCGTCTTCTTGGAGAGGTGTGGCATTCTTGGGACTCATCTTGCATTGCTACTCAAACTTCACCCAAGGCTTTTCATTGCACAGCAGTCCACTATTCAAAACCGTGTTTCTCGAGCTGTAGACTTGGGTTTCCGTGAAAATTCAAGAATGCTTGtccatgcaattcatacattaaGTTGTTTGAGCGATAAAACATTTGAGAGAAAGCTGAAACTAATTAATAGTTTTGGGTTTTCCAACGATGAGGGCCTACAAATGTTCAAGAGAACCCCGACTTTGTTCAGAACATCAGAGATGAAGTTGAAAGTTGGAATGAAATTCCTCTTGCACACAGTTATGCTGCCCAAGTCAGTCCTTATTCACCAGCCTCAGATTTTAATGTACAGCATGGAGGATCGCGTGCTTCCTCGATATAAAGTCTTCCAGCTGTTGAAATCAAAAAATCTCTGCAAGAAAGTCCCCAGTTATATTCATGTGTTGTGCTTGTCTGAGGAGATGTTTTTGGACAAGTATATATCACAGTTCAGGGAAAATGCAGAGGAGTTATTAGTAGCATACAAGGGTCATTATCTGGAGGCATAA
- the LOC108339009 gene encoding uncharacterized protein LOC108339009 isoform X2, with the protein MISILTQERLLGASLGVVLTGVVVFEQRRYIYASISQNQSQVGEPIFGKKSRSEFAHKWNKTVDQTFGPLIKSLSSRGW; encoded by the exons ATGATCAGCATTCTCACCCAG GAACGGCTTCTGGGAGCTTCACTGGGAGTGGTATTGACGGGGGTGGTTGTGTTTGAGCAACGCAGATACATCTACGCCTCTATTTCCCAAAACCAATCTCAG GTCGGAGAACCTATATTTGGAAAAAAATCACGTTCTGAATTTGCTCATAAGTGGAACAAAACAGTGGATCAGACATTTGGACCTTTGATAAAGTCCCTCAGCTCACGCGGATGGTAG
- the LOC108340839 gene encoding protein disulfide isomerase-like 1-4, whose product MLTRKRFLLSLSLATLLLFSSLSLSLSDKPSPNDNKNKENDNDDDEDLSFLEEPDDVAATSHRAQFPDPDHFNGDEDDDDDFGDFSGFDSSTEDAFKEPAVDDKDVVVLKERNFTTVIENNRFVMVEFYAPWCGHCQALAPEYAAAATELKPDGVVLAKVDATIENELAHEYDVQGFPTVFFFVDGVHKPYTGQRTKDGIVTWIKKKIGPGVSNITTLDEAERILTAESKVVLGFLNSLVGAESDELAAASKLEDGVNFYQTVVPEVAKLFHIDASVKRPALILLKKEEEKLNHFDGKFVKSEIAEFVSSNKLPLVTTFTRESASAIFESEIKKQLLLFATSNDTEKFLPVFKESAKLFKGKLIFVLVEMDNEDVGKPVADYFGITGNDPKVLAYTGNDDGRKFLLDGDVSVDKITAFGNDFLEDKLKPFLKSDPVPESNDGDVKIVVGNNFDEIVLDESKDVLLEIYAPWCGHCQALEPTYNKLAKHLHSIESIVIAKMDGTTNEHPRAKADGFPTLLFYPAANKSSDPIPVDVDRTVVSFYKFLRKHASIPFQLQKPATTSEPSSDSSDVKESQSSSTDVKDEL is encoded by the exons ATGTTAACTCGTAAAAGATTCCTCCTTTCGCTCTCACTCGCcactcttcttctcttctcctccctctccctctctctctccgACAAGCCCTCTCCAAACGAcaacaaaaacaaggaaaacgaCAACGATGACGATGAAGATCTCAGTTTCCTCGAGGAACCTGACGACGTCGCCGCTACTTCGCACCGCGCCCAGTTCCCAGATCCCGACCACTTCAACGGCGATGAAGACGACGACGACGACTTTGGCGACTTCTCCGGCTTCGACTCCTCCACCGAGGACGCGTTCAAGGAGCCCGCGGTCGACGACAAGGACGTCGTCGTTTTGAAGGAGCGCAACTTCACCACCGTCATCGAGAACAATCGCTTCGTCATGGTCGAGTTCTACGCCCCCTGGTGCGGCCACTGCCAGGCCCTTGCGCCTGAGTACGCCGCTGCCGCTACCGAGCTCAAGCCCGACGGCGTTGTTTTGGCAAAGGTCGACGCCACCATCGAGAACGAATTGGCGCACGAGTACGATGTCCAGGGCTTCCCCACTGTCTTCTTCTTCGTCGATGGCGTTCACAAGCCTTACACTGGCCAAAGAACCAA AGATGGTATAGTGACATGGATCAAGAAGAAGATAGGACCTGGTGTGTCTAACATAACCACCTTGGATGAAGCTGAACGCATATTGACCGCCGAAAGTAAAGTTGTTTTGGGCTTCCTGAACTCTTTAGTT GGTGCTGAGAGTGATGAGCTAGCCGCAGCATCAAAGCTCGAGGATGGTGTCAATTTTTATCAAACTGTGGTACCTGAGGTGGCAAAGCTTTTCCATATTGATGCTAGTGTTAAACGCCCTGCTTTGATCTTGCTCAAAAAAGAGGAGGAGAAACTCAACCATTTTG ATGGCAAATTTGTGAAATCTGAAATAGCTGAATTTGTATCTTCCAACAAGCTTCCTTTGGTTACAACTTTTACAAGAGAAAGTGCCTCTGCAATATTTgaaagtgaaattaagaaacag ttgtTGCTGTTTGCGACTTCAAATGATACAGAGAAGTTTCTTCCAGTATTTAAAGAATCTGCAAAACTTTTTAAGGGCAAG CTGATATTTGTTCTTGTGGAAATGGATAATGAAGATGTTGGAAAGCCGGTTGCAGATTATTTTGGTATCACTGGGAATGACCCCAAA GTACTTGCATACACAGGCAATGATGATGGAAGAAAATTTTTGCTTGATGGGGATGTGTCTGTTGACAAAATAACG gcgtttggaaatgattttctTGAAGACAAGCTAAAACCTTTCCTCAAGTCAGACCCAGTTCCTGAAAGC AATGATGGTGATGTGAAAATAGTTGTTGGAAATAACTTTGATGAAATTGTCTTGGACGAGTCAAAGGATGTTCTGCTTGAG ATTTATGCCCCCTGGTGTGGTCACTGCCAAGCTCTGGAACCAACATACAACAAGCTTGCTAAACATCTTCACAGCATTGAGTCTATTGTTATAGCCAAGATGGACGGAACAACAAATGAGCATCCCAGGGCCAAG GCTGATGGATTTCCCACTCTTCTCTTCTACCCAGCAGCAAACAAGAGTTCTGATCCT ATTCCTGTTGATGTGGATCGTACGGTGGTATCTTTTTACAAGTTCCTCAGGAAACATGCATCAATCCCATTCCAGCTCCAGAAACCAGCCACAACTTCTGAACCCAGTAGCGATAGTTCTGATGTGAAGGAAAGCCAGAGCAGCAGCACTGATGTGAAGGATGAATTGTAA
- the LOC108339778 gene encoding vegetative cell wall protein gp1, with the protein MANPSPAAFSALLLLLSFLVNIASAGESPAPAPPPEFSPSSPPRHSPSPHVAPPSHNSPSEPPQSPSPAPSHHDSPPVPPPQENPSPSPASSPYPDAADDGGVNHADLAGHNGKSSSEGMSSGKKAGIALGVIVGAGVVVLGAVVYKKRRQNMQRSQYGYAARRELL; encoded by the coding sequence ATGGCTAATCCTTCACCCGCAGCGTTCTCCgctcttcttctccttctttcttttttagtCAACATCGCTTCCGCCGGCGAATCGCCGGCACCGGCTCCGCCTCCGGAattttctccctcttctcctCCTCGACATTCTCCTTCTCCTCATGTTGCTCCTCCTTCCCACAATTCCCCTTCCGAGCCGCCTCAATCTCCGTCTCCCGCGCCTTCTCATCACGATTCGCCGCCCGTTCCCCCGCCTCAGGAAAATCCATCTCCTTCGCCGGCTTCATCACCGTATCCGGACGCTGCAGATGACGGCGGAGTCAACCATGCCGATTTGGCTGGCCACAATGGTAAATCGTCCTCAGAAGGAATGAGTTCCGGGAAGAAAGCGGGAATAGCGCTGGGAGTGATTGTCGGTGCTGGCGTGGTGGTGTTGGGCGCGGTAGTGTACAAGAAGCGCCGCCAGAACATGCAACGGTCCCAGTATGGATATGCTGCGAGGAGAGAACTTCTTTAG
- the LOC128196734 gene encoding uncharacterized protein LOC128196734, which yields MQSEQTGQGLWLGWGWAVVGAGLWLGLGLGLGCGWGCGCGWGCGWGWAVVGAGVGAVAGAGAVAGAGALGWDCGWAVAGLWLGCGWGCGWGWDCGWAGLWLGWGCSWVGAVAGLGWGWAGVGLGLGL from the exons ATGCAG AGTGAACAGACTGGGCAGGGGCTGTGGCTGGGCTGGGGCTGGGCTGTGGTTGGGGCTGGGCTGTGGTTGGGGCTGGGACTGGGGCTGGGCTGTGGCTGGGGCTGTGGCTGTGGCTGGGGCTGTGGCTGGGGCTGGGCTGTGGTTGGGGCTGGGGTTGGGGCTGTAGCTGGGGCTGGGGCTGTAGCTGGGGCTGGGGCT CTGGGCTGGGACTGTGGCTGGGCTGTGGCTGGGCTGTGGCTGGGCTGTGGCTGGGGCTGTGGCTGGGGCTGGGACTGTGGCTGGGCTGGGCTGTGGCTGGGTTGGGGCTGTAGCTGGGTTGGGGCTGTAGCTGGGTTGGGCTGGGGCTGGGCTGGGGTTGGGCTGGGGCTGGGGCTGTGA
- the LOC108339018 gene encoding uncharacterized protein LOC108339018 isoform X1, which translates to MNVSAQGLLLLNTSFFSNFSFRGFRRLSVVRRSQQCHGLRRGFSKNMACSVENCDMGNGVVHPATDAYAGEAVEALKAGKVIAVPTDTLYGFACDACSLEAVNRIYEIKGRRHTSPLAICVGDVSDITRFAVTDHLPHGLLDSLLPGPVTVVLKRGESSVLERSLNPGLDSIGVRVPDCNFIRTIARASETALALTSANLSGQPSSLSTKDFENLWEHCAFVYDGGLIPSSRAGSTVVDLTTPQRYRILRPGSAKEETISILEKHSFVETVTS; encoded by the exons ATGAATGTTTCTGCGCAAGGACTGCTTCTCCTAAACACTAGTTTCTTTTCCAATTTCTCCTTCCGAG GGTTTCGCAGGTTGTCAGTTGTTCGACGTTCGCAGCAGTGTCACGGGCTGAGAAGAGGTTTCTCGAAAAACATGGCTTGCAGTGTGGAAAATTGTGATATGGGTAATGGGGTGGTTCATCCAGCCACGGATGCCTATGCTGGAGAGGCAGTTGAAGCTTTGAAAGCTGGGAAAGTCATAGCGGTACCCACCGATACACTCTATGGGTTTGCTTGTGATGCTTG CTCATTGGAAGCGGTTAACAGGATTTATGAGATCAAAGGCCGTAGACACACAAGCCCTCTGGCTATTTGTGTTGGCGACGTATCAGACATAACCCGTTTTGCTGTCACTGACCATTTACCTCATGGTCTGCTTGATTCCCTCCTACCTGGGCCTGTTACAGTTGTACTAAAACGAG GAGAGTCAAGTGTTCTTGAACGATCTTTGAACCCAGGATTGGATAGTATAGGAGTTAGAGTGCCTGATTGCAATTTCATCAGGACCATTGCCCGTGCTTCAGAAACTGCTTTAGCCCTCACCAGTGCAAACTTAAGTGGACAGCCAAGTAGTCTTTCCACCAAAGATTTTGAAAACCTCTGGGAACACTGTGCTTTTGTTTATGATGGTGGTTTGATTCCATCAAGTCGTGCAGGTTCTACAGTTGTGGACCTCACTACACCACAAAGATACAGGATACTTAGACCTGGAAG TGCAAAGGAAGAGACAATTTCCATCTTGGAGAAGCATTCTTTCGTTGAGACAGTGACCTCTTAA
- the LOC108339018 gene encoding uncharacterized protein LOC108339018 isoform X2 gives MACSVENCDMGNGVVHPATDAYAGEAVEALKAGKVIAVPTDTLYGFACDACSLEAVNRIYEIKGRRHTSPLAICVGDVSDITRFAVTDHLPHGLLDSLLPGPVTVVLKRGESSVLERSLNPGLDSIGVRVPDCNFIRTIARASETALALTSANLSGQPSSLSTKDFENLWEHCAFVYDGGLIPSSRAGSTVVDLTTPQRYRILRPGSAKEETISILEKHSFVETVTS, from the exons ATGGCTTGCAGTGTGGAAAATTGTGATATGGGTAATGGGGTGGTTCATCCAGCCACGGATGCCTATGCTGGAGAGGCAGTTGAAGCTTTGAAAGCTGGGAAAGTCATAGCGGTACCCACCGATACACTCTATGGGTTTGCTTGTGATGCTTG CTCATTGGAAGCGGTTAACAGGATTTATGAGATCAAAGGCCGTAGACACACAAGCCCTCTGGCTATTTGTGTTGGCGACGTATCAGACATAACCCGTTTTGCTGTCACTGACCATTTACCTCATGGTCTGCTTGATTCCCTCCTACCTGGGCCTGTTACAGTTGTACTAAAACGAG GAGAGTCAAGTGTTCTTGAACGATCTTTGAACCCAGGATTGGATAGTATAGGAGTTAGAGTGCCTGATTGCAATTTCATCAGGACCATTGCCCGTGCTTCAGAAACTGCTTTAGCCCTCACCAGTGCAAACTTAAGTGGACAGCCAAGTAGTCTTTCCACCAAAGATTTTGAAAACCTCTGGGAACACTGTGCTTTTGTTTATGATGGTGGTTTGATTCCATCAAGTCGTGCAGGTTCTACAGTTGTGGACCTCACTACACCACAAAGATACAGGATACTTAGACCTGGAAG TGCAAAGGAAGAGACAATTTCCATCTTGGAGAAGCATTCTTTCGTTGAGACAGTGACCTCTTAA
- the LOC108340663 gene encoding uncharacterized protein LOC108340663: MSTEEKPVNDEHEAGSCRRTVSLPVQKVDDPMGITEEASHVPPRKRQNLLLEIPSRTEESSQDFVAIKMPPTPSSNPTPTPKRVNFLVSSRSVDPPAHNSPGPSTSRGKSAIRSLLPKLSFRYRTPAADVEKANTAAPEVSSSGIGEKPSIARSLSLTKIFTPRIKRTSSLPLDEIRQSNNESSHGGSVGGPLNKKEAQRKIARSLSVPANNKDKSLRRMDSFFRIVPSTPRVKEGDVLVDTSTNDAENEDANGEDIAEEEAVCRICLVDLCEGGETFKLECSCKGELALAHQECAIKWFSIKGNKTCDVCKEEVRNLPVTLLRIQSVRNRNIGANRSQLEDANGYRVWQEVPVLVIVSMLAYFCFLEQLLVGKMSTGAIAISLPFSCVLGLLSSMTSSTMVKSRFIWIYASVQFAMVVLFAHIFYSVVRVQAVLSILLATFAGFGVVMSGSSILVEFYRWRRRLQASEHRQGPQLVPQTGQNPQSSNTPNSDSGSGPSNHSQPVVQNEQNSNQS; this comes from the exons ATGAGTACAGAGGAAAAGCCTGTGAATGACGAACATGAAGCAGGTTCTTGCAGACGAACAGTTTCTCTTCCAGTTCAAAAG GTTGATGATCCAATGGGGATAACTGAAGAAGCCTCGCATGTTCCTCCTCGGAAGCGACAGAATCTTCTCCTAGAAATACCATCAAGAACAGAAGAGAGTTCTCAAGATTTTGTTGCGATCAAAATGCCACCAACACCAAGTTCCAATCCCACTCCTACTCCAAAGAGAGTGAATTTTCTTGTGAGTTCTCGCTCTGTTGATCCTCCAGCACATAACTCTCCTGGGCCTTCAACATCAAGAGGAAAATCAGCCATAAGAAGCCTGCTCCCAAAACTGAGCTTCAGGTATCGAACACCAGCAGCAGATGTTGAAAAGGCAAATACCGCAGCTCCAGAAGTTTCCTCTTCAGGCATTGGAGAAAAGCCTTCAATTGCAAGATCATTGTCTCTTACTAAGATATTTACTCCTCGGATTAAGAGAACGTCATCGTTACCACTAGATGAAATTAGACAATCAAACAATGAATCTTCTCATGGTGGAAGTGTTGGTGGTCCTCTAAAT AAAAAAGAAGCCCAGAGGAAGATAGCTCGCTCTCTTTCAGTACCTGCCAACAACAAAGACAAAAGCTTAAGGAGGATGGATTCATTTTTTCGCATTGTTCCTTCCACTCCTCGAGTAAAGGAAGGAGATGTATTGGTAGACACATCAACAAACGATGCTG AAAATGAAGATGCTAATGGTGAAGATATAGCCGAAGAAGAGGCCGTGTGTAGAATCTGTCTGGTTGATCTGTGTGAAGGAGGTGAGACCTTCAAGTTGGAATGCAGCTGCAAAGGTGAACTTGCACTGGCTCACCAAGAATGTGCTATTAAATGGTTTAGTATAAAGGGTAACAAGACCTGTGATGTGTGCAAGGAGGAAGTTCGGAACCTACCTGTCACTCTATTAAGGATCCAAAGTGTTCGAAATCGGAATATTGGTGCAAATAGGTCTCAGCTGGAAGATGCAAACGGATACAG GGTATGGCAGGAAGTCCCAGTTCTTGTCATTGTCAGCATGCTAGCGTATTTCTGCTTTCTTGAGCAGCTATTG GTTGGAAAAATGAGTACTGGTGCAATTGCCAtatctcttccattttcctGTGTACTGGGTCTACTTTCCTCCATGACATCATCAACCATGG TGAAGAGCAGGTTCATCTGGATTTATGCTTCTGTCCAGTTTGCTATGGTGGTTCTCTTTGCGCATATTTTTTACTCCGTG GTTCGTGTGCAAGCTGTTTTGTCTATCCTTCTGGCCACATTTGCTGGTTTTGGTGTGGTGATGAGTGGCAGTTCTATTCTTGTGGAGTTTTATAGATGGAGAAGAAGATTGCAGGCATCAGAACACCGACAAGGCCCTCAATTGGTGCCACAAACAGGACAAAATCCACAATCTTCAAACACTCCTAATTCAGATTCAGGTTCAGGTCCTTCAAACCACAGTCAACCTGTGGTGCAAAATGAACAGAACTCAAATCAGAGTTGA